One Mycolicibacterium crocinum DNA window includes the following coding sequences:
- a CDS encoding non-ribosomal peptide synthetase — MTDTLADSFDQQRLELLRRKLSQRGLLADPKAVADPAAMSDGQRRMWFVQSIDSTGALLNVCVSYGLTGHLDVRSLRTAVEAVAARHPILRTTYQTGADGEPRPTVRDDLTPAWAEHDLQELGTQARGLRLDVLAQRTFTTPFDLSSESPLRITLVRTGSDEYVLLLAAHHIAWDDASWRVFFADLKRAYQHEVLPPAPPAEAQVAGNADADVEYWRAVLVDPPEPLELPGPTGSAVPTEWRADRHVTRLDAHTVDAVATLAHECGATPYMVLLAAFSVLVHRYTHAGDFLVAAPVLNRTTDDVIGYYGNTVALRMRPDRWSTFADLVGAARDTAVGAFAHQRVNLDRVVRELNPDRRHGVERMARVGFGMRHPDGDGFNPPGVTCRRADLRGQYAQLPLGFMVEFTGGEAKVEVEYLTEVIDADLAEQMLTSFVVLLGDALAQPDRMVADLRLLDDADTARLFRVSRGDDFVCPPMTLGDLVAEQAIRQPDATAVVYEGRSYSYREINEAANQHAHWLAAQGVGAEDRVAVLLDKSPELVITALGIAKAGAVYLPVDPEYPDDRIAYILADADPTMVVREPITGIDDFPTHDPAPSELARPFGPANTAYLIYTSGSTGLPKGVSVPHRPVADYFRWFAQEYQIGPDDHLLQVASPSFDVSIGEIFGMLAQGARLVIPRSDGLRDIGYLTDLLQREAITSMHFVPSLLGLFLSLPGVEQWRTLRRVPIGGEALPGELTDKFHATFDALLHNFYGPTETIINASRYKVEGRQGTRVVPIGTPKINTQIYLLDDALRPVPAGVIGEIYIGGEQLAHGYHNRPVLTAERFVADPFTPGGRLYRSGDLARRNRDGDLEFVGRADEQVKIRGFRIELGEVAAAVSVDPSVGTAVVTATELAQLGKSLVAYVAPAAGDVVDVGRIRARVAAALPEYMVPAAYVVVDQIPITANGKLDRAALPDPVIAPVTEYRAPVTETEHAIAALFARLLGVDEVGCDDSFFALGGHSLLATKLVAEIRAACGVDVSVRDIFEAGSVGDLAALIDDRGQGLVPSTRPPLVSAGGDPQRSPLAAAQLRSWFQYRVDGPSPVNNIPFAARLTGPCDVDALVTGIEDVIARHEILRTVYREIDGVPHQVIGTGDDVPVRRLDGPDNNWLTTQLDAERAHRFELETELPIRIAVLRTSTECVLSMVVHHIAADHWSAGVLFTDVLTAYRARRAGTAPSWQPLPVQYRDYATWQVQLLSDTELIDAQRQFWVRQLDGLPEDTGLRPDLPRPPIAGGAGAAIPLHFDRAVRERLTALCRELGITEFMLLQTAVAVVLSKAGGGHDIPLGTPVAGRTDTELDRLVGFFVNILVLRNDLSGNPTLREALLRAREMALAAYANQDLPFDRVVDAVNPVRSLSRNPLFQVVVHVREELPENQLIETGPDGDTRFTALEPTFDVAHADLSVNFFVGDDGYRGHVIYRTELYQPSTMERFRGWLSQVIEALAADPDTRVRDVALLGDAEQRHVLSQSRGIESPADRPRTVPGLLEASRAYGPDRIALRCRDDELDYPALHHRSDRFAHLLAHHGVGPGSLVGMSMRRGIDLVVALVGIMKAGAGFFPLDPTYPAARKQLMLDDVQPAVVVVTAEAGASMPPTDGVAVISMDDPLIRAELDAADPVAPLRLPHPDDPMYLMFTSGSTGKPKGVVGTHRAMSTRLTWQLKHYPVAGHDIRLAQAPMTFLEGCIETLAGLAAGATLIVADDAEHRDAEAIARLIERHSVAQVTGVASLVSALVGVAPDAVRALRRLVTCGEPVNVSLLQRLVACVGDGPVELLNAIGATETSGALIRGPLNLPTPKIGTPMEGSQVYLLDEALQPVPVGVVGELYYAGEQIARGYWKQPALTASRFIANPFAAEPGSRFYRSGDRGRWTEDGRLEFVGRTDHQVKVRGFRVELAEVEAALKAADGVAVAAARTWDGPSGASLAGYVVPQQPVDDPAAFAASVRAAVAAALPGYMTPATISVLDVMPATESGKLNRPALPRPEVHTTGASEPARTDTERAVATAMEHLLDVAEIGRDDDFFALGGDSILSVQLAARMRAAGLAVEPRTIFEHPTVAALSAAIDNGPGTLGDSHTDTRHEPMSVSGLSANDLAALTSSWSKARPS; from the coding sequence ATGACTGACACCCTCGCCGACTCGTTCGACCAGCAGCGCCTGGAATTGCTGCGCCGCAAGCTGTCTCAGCGTGGATTGCTGGCGGACCCCAAGGCGGTGGCTGACCCTGCCGCGATGTCGGACGGTCAGCGCCGGATGTGGTTCGTGCAGTCCATCGATAGCACGGGTGCGCTGCTCAACGTGTGTGTGTCGTACGGTCTGACCGGTCACCTCGACGTGAGGAGTCTGCGGACCGCCGTCGAGGCTGTCGCCGCGCGACACCCGATCCTGCGCACCACCTATCAGACCGGCGCCGACGGTGAACCACGCCCGACCGTCCGCGACGACCTGACTCCGGCCTGGGCCGAACACGATCTCCAAGAGCTCGGCACCCAGGCCCGGGGACTGCGCCTCGACGTTCTCGCGCAGCGCACCTTCACCACACCGTTCGACCTGAGTTCTGAGTCCCCCCTGCGGATCACCCTCGTGCGCACCGGTTCCGACGAGTACGTGCTGCTGTTGGCCGCCCACCACATCGCCTGGGACGACGCCTCGTGGCGAGTGTTCTTCGCCGACCTGAAGCGCGCGTATCAACACGAGGTGCTGCCACCGGCGCCGCCGGCCGAAGCGCAGGTCGCCGGCAACGCCGACGCCGACGTCGAGTATTGGCGCGCGGTGCTCGTGGACCCGCCTGAACCGCTGGAACTGCCCGGGCCAACCGGCTCCGCGGTGCCGACCGAGTGGCGGGCGGACCGGCACGTCACCCGGTTGGACGCGCACACCGTCGATGCGGTGGCCACGTTGGCGCACGAATGCGGGGCAACTCCGTACATGGTTCTGCTGGCAGCGTTCTCGGTATTGGTGCACCGCTACACCCACGCCGGCGACTTCCTGGTCGCCGCACCGGTCCTCAACCGCACCACCGATGACGTCATCGGCTACTACGGCAACACCGTGGCACTGCGCATGCGGCCGGACCGCTGGAGCACGTTCGCTGATCTGGTCGGCGCGGCACGCGACACCGCTGTCGGCGCCTTCGCCCACCAACGGGTCAACCTTGACCGGGTGGTCCGCGAGCTCAACCCGGACCGTCGCCACGGTGTCGAACGGATGGCTCGGGTGGGCTTCGGGATGCGGCACCCGGACGGCGACGGCTTCAACCCTCCCGGCGTCACCTGCCGCCGCGCCGACTTGCGCGGCCAGTACGCCCAGTTGCCATTGGGATTCATGGTCGAGTTCACCGGTGGCGAAGCGAAGGTGGAGGTCGAATACCTCACCGAGGTGATCGACGCCGACCTGGCCGAGCAGATGTTGACCAGCTTCGTCGTCCTCCTCGGCGACGCGCTGGCGCAACCTGATCGGATGGTGGCGGACCTGCGGCTACTCGACGACGCGGACACCGCCCGACTGTTCCGGGTGTCGCGCGGTGACGATTTCGTCTGCCCGCCAATGACACTCGGGGATCTGGTCGCTGAGCAGGCGATCCGCCAGCCGGACGCGACGGCCGTCGTATACGAGGGCCGCTCGTACAGCTATCGCGAGATCAACGAAGCGGCCAACCAGCATGCGCACTGGCTCGCTGCGCAGGGTGTCGGGGCAGAGGACCGGGTGGCGGTGCTGCTGGATAAGTCACCCGAGTTGGTGATCACCGCGCTGGGTATCGCCAAGGCCGGCGCGGTCTACCTGCCCGTCGATCCCGAGTACCCCGACGACCGCATCGCCTACATCCTCGCCGATGCAGATCCCACAATGGTGGTCCGCGAACCCATCACCGGGATCGACGATTTCCCGACCCACGACCCGGCGCCATCAGAGCTGGCGCGCCCGTTCGGCCCGGCCAACACCGCGTACCTGATCTACACGTCGGGCTCGACGGGTCTGCCCAAGGGCGTGTCGGTGCCACACCGGCCGGTCGCCGACTACTTCCGATGGTTCGCCCAGGAGTACCAGATCGGGCCGGACGACCACCTGCTGCAGGTCGCCTCCCCGAGTTTCGACGTCTCGATCGGGGAGATCTTCGGAATGCTGGCCCAGGGAGCCCGTCTGGTGATCCCCCGCAGCGACGGACTGCGCGACATCGGTTATCTCACCGATCTGCTTCAGCGCGAGGCGATCACGTCGATGCACTTCGTGCCGTCGCTACTCGGGCTGTTCCTTTCGCTGCCCGGTGTCGAGCAGTGGCGCACCCTGCGCCGGGTGCCGATCGGCGGGGAAGCGCTGCCGGGTGAGCTCACCGACAAGTTCCACGCCACCTTCGACGCGCTCCTGCACAACTTTTACGGACCGACCGAGACGATCATCAACGCCTCCCGCTACAAGGTGGAAGGTCGCCAGGGCACCCGCGTGGTGCCGATCGGCACACCGAAGATCAACACCCAGATCTACCTGCTCGACGACGCGCTGCGGCCTGTCCCAGCCGGGGTGATCGGCGAAATCTACATCGGCGGAGAGCAACTCGCGCACGGCTACCACAACCGGCCGGTGCTGACCGCCGAACGATTCGTCGCCGACCCGTTCACCCCCGGTGGCCGGCTCTACCGCTCCGGTGACCTGGCGCGGCGCAACCGAGACGGTGACCTCGAGTTCGTCGGCCGGGCCGACGAGCAGGTCAAGATCCGCGGCTTCCGCATCGAACTCGGCGAGGTCGCTGCGGCGGTCTCCGTCGACCCGAGTGTCGGCACCGCGGTGGTGACCGCCACCGAGCTGGCGCAGCTCGGTAAGAGTCTGGTCGCCTATGTGGCACCGGCGGCCGGTGACGTGGTGGACGTCGGACGGATCAGGGCGCGGGTCGCCGCGGCACTGCCCGAATACATGGTCCCGGCGGCCTATGTTGTCGTCGACCAGATCCCGATCACGGCCAACGGCAAGTTGGACCGGGCAGCGCTGCCTGACCCGGTCATCGCGCCGGTGACCGAATACCGCGCACCCGTCACCGAGACCGAACATGCGATCGCCGCGCTGTTCGCCCGGCTGCTCGGTGTCGACGAAGTCGGTTGCGACGATTCATTCTTCGCCCTCGGTGGGCACTCGCTGCTGGCCACCAAGCTCGTGGCCGAGATTCGCGCGGCCTGCGGTGTCGACGTCAGTGTCCGCGACATCTTCGAAGCGGGCAGCGTCGGCGATCTTGCCGCGTTGATCGACGACCGTGGGCAAGGCCTGGTGCCGTCGACCCGGCCGCCGCTGGTGTCCGCGGGTGGCGACCCTCAGCGGTCTCCGCTGGCGGCGGCCCAGTTGCGAAGCTGGTTCCAGTACCGCGTCGACGGTCCCAGCCCGGTGAACAACATCCCGTTCGCGGCTCGCTTGACCGGGCCGTGCGATGTGGACGCCCTGGTGACCGGCATCGAGGACGTGATCGCCCGACACGAGATCCTGCGGACCGTGTACCGCGAGATCGACGGCGTTCCTCACCAGGTGATCGGTACCGGTGACGATGTTCCGGTCCGGCGACTCGATGGACCCGACAACAATTGGCTGACAACACAACTCGATGCCGAACGCGCGCACCGGTTCGAACTCGAGACCGAACTGCCGATCCGCATCGCAGTTCTGCGCACATCAACAGAGTGCGTGTTGTCGATGGTCGTGCACCACATCGCGGCCGACCATTGGTCGGCGGGTGTGCTGTTCACCGACGTGCTCACCGCCTACCGGGCGCGGCGCGCGGGAACCGCACCGTCCTGGCAGCCGCTGCCGGTCCAGTATCGCGACTACGCGACGTGGCAGGTCCAGCTGCTGTCCGACACCGAGCTGATCGACGCGCAACGGCAGTTCTGGGTGCGCCAGCTCGACGGCCTTCCGGAGGACACCGGCCTGCGACCCGACCTGCCGCGCCCACCGATTGCCGGTGGCGCCGGCGCCGCCATCCCGCTGCACTTCGACAGAGCGGTGCGAGAACGGCTCACCGCGCTGTGCCGTGAGCTCGGCATCACCGAGTTCATGCTGCTGCAGACTGCTGTCGCCGTCGTGTTGAGCAAGGCCGGTGGCGGTCACGACATCCCGCTGGGCACTCCGGTCGCGGGGCGCACCGACACCGAACTGGACCGGCTGGTCGGCTTTTTCGTGAACATCCTGGTGCTACGCAACGACCTGTCAGGAAACCCGACCCTGCGCGAGGCGCTGCTGCGCGCCCGCGAGATGGCCCTGGCCGCCTATGCCAACCAGGACCTTCCGTTCGATCGGGTGGTCGATGCGGTCAACCCGGTGCGGTCGTTGTCGCGCAACCCGCTGTTCCAGGTCGTCGTCCACGTGCGGGAGGAACTTCCGGAGAACCAACTGATCGAGACGGGACCGGACGGCGACACGCGATTCACCGCGCTGGAGCCGACATTCGATGTGGCACACGCGGATCTGAGTGTCAACTTCTTCGTCGGTGACGACGGGTATCGCGGACACGTCATCTACCGCACGGAGCTGTACCAGCCCTCGACGATGGAGCGCTTCCGCGGATGGCTGAGCCAGGTCATCGAGGCGCTCGCCGCCGACCCGGACACCCGGGTGCGCGACGTAGCGTTGCTCGGGGATGCCGAGCAACGCCACGTGCTCAGCCAGAGCCGGGGTATCGAGTCGCCGGCGGACCGGCCCCGCACGGTGCCCGGGCTGCTCGAAGCGAGCCGCGCATACGGCCCGGACCGGATAGCGCTGAGATGTCGCGATGACGAGCTCGATTACCCTGCGCTGCACCATCGTTCGGACCGATTCGCGCATCTGCTTGCGCACCACGGCGTCGGCCCCGGTTCGCTGGTCGGCATGTCGATGCGCCGCGGGATCGACCTGGTGGTCGCCCTGGTGGGCATCATGAAGGCCGGTGCCGGATTCTTCCCGCTGGACCCCACGTATCCGGCGGCGCGCAAGCAACTCATGCTCGACGACGTCCAGCCCGCGGTCGTCGTCGTCACCGCCGAGGCCGGCGCATCGATGCCGCCCACCGACGGCGTTGCGGTGATCTCGATGGACGATCCGCTGATCCGCGCCGAGCTGGACGCGGCCGATCCTGTTGCACCGCTGCGTCTGCCACATCCGGACGACCCGATGTACCTGATGTTCACGTCGGGATCCACCGGCAAGCCGAAGGGTGTGGTGGGAACCCACCGCGCGATGAGCACTCGGTTGACGTGGCAACTCAAGCATTACCCGGTGGCGGGGCACGACATCCGGCTCGCGCAAGCACCGATGACGTTCCTGGAGGGCTGCATCGAAACCCTTGCCGGCCTGGCCGCCGGTGCGACACTCATCGTCGCCGACGATGCCGAGCACCGCGATGCCGAGGCGATCGCCCGCCTGATCGAGCGGCACTCCGTCGCTCAGGTCACCGGTGTCGCCAGCCTGGTGTCCGCGCTCGTCGGCGTAGCGCCCGACGCTGTTCGCGCGCTACGCCGGCTGGTGACCTGTGGTGAGCCGGTCAATGTTTCGCTGCTGCAGCGGCTGGTTGCCTGCGTGGGTGATGGACCCGTCGAGTTGCTCAATGCCATTGGTGCCACCGAGACCTCGGGTGCGTTGATCCGTGGCCCGTTGAACCTGCCCACCCCCAAGATCGGCACGCCGATGGAGGGATCCCAGGTCTACCTGCTCGACGAGGCGCTGCAGCCGGTGCCGGTCGGTGTCGTCGGTGAGCTGTACTACGCCGGTGAGCAGATCGCGCGCGGGTACTGGAAACAGCCGGCGCTGACGGCGTCGCGCTTCATCGCGAATCCCTTTGCAGCTGAGCCCGGTTCCCGCTTCTACCGCAGCGGAGACCGTGGCCGGTGGACTGAGGACGGGCGTCTGGAGTTCGTCGGACGCACCGACCACCAGGTGAAGGTGCGCGGATTTCGCGTTGAACTCGCCGAAGTCGAAGCCGCCCTGAAAGCTGCCGACGGCGTTGCCGTCGCGGCCGCGCGGACGTGGGACGGTCCCAGCGGCGCCTCCCTGGCGGGGTACGTCGTACCGCAGCAGCCGGTGGACGACCCGGCGGCATTCGCGGCGTCGGTGCGCGCGGCGGTGGCCGCGGCGCTGCCGGGCTACATGACGCCGGCGACGATCTCGGTGCTCGACGTGATGCCCGCGACCGAATCCGGAAAGCTGAACCGACCGGCGCTGCCGCGACCTGAGGTGCACACCACCGGTGCGAGCGAGCCGGCCAGAACCGATACCGAGCGAGCCGTCGCCACGGCGATGGAGCACCTGCTCGACGTGGCCGAGATCGGCAGGGACGACGACTTCTTCGCACTCGGCGGAGACAGCATCCTGTCCGTACAGCTCGCCGCGCGGATGCGTGCCGCGGGACTGGCGGTCGAACCGCGAACGATCTTCGAACATCCCACGGTGGCAGCGCTGTCCGCCGCGATCGACAACGGGCCCGGGACACTGGGTGATAGTCATACCGATACCCGTCACGAACCGATGAGCGTGTCCGGGTTGTCGGCGAATGATCTGGCCGCATTGACGTCGTCGTGGTCGAAGGCTCGTCCGTCGTGA
- a CDS encoding amino acid adenylation domain-containing protein: MITDRIAEVLGVDHTDIDPDGDLIAQGLDSIRMMALAGRWRRAGFDVDFARLAAAPSIRAWAELLTARTPAEVTPGDTQPVDGEPFPMAPMQHAMWVGRHGDQQLGGVAGHLYVEFDGDTVDPDRLRRAATQLAARHPMLRVQFLPDGTQRVGAPPAAFPVEVLDLRDCDDVEERLAAIRSAKSRQQLAEQVFELTLTLLPGHRSRLHVDLDMQAADAMSYRALMADLAALYRGDSLTAIGYTYQQYRQQLSPPDRFDVDRRWWSDRVPQLPDAPALPVVPAADRTDPTRPGRRWHWLDPHTRDGLFERARAHGVTPAMTLAASFADTVAGWSADPRFLLNVPLFGREPLHPDIEKVVGDFTSSLLLDVDLAAAHTPAQRARALQHTMHEAAAHASYPGLSVLRDISRHRGTQVLAPVVFTSALGLGELFSADVTTQFGTPNWIISQGPQVLLDAQVTEFAGGILLNWDVRESAFRPGVIDAMFAHHTAEVQRLAHDDAAWDSGRGPLLPPEQRAVRDAVNTTALPSGKMLHDGFFDTASRQPDAPAVFSSMGDLTYADLREQSLAVAAALRAAGLPDRGTVAVLGPKTAEQVPALLGIHAAGGAYLPVGSDQPAERAQRILASGAVDMALVCGADLPDLPVPVMTVADAIVRGAGAESDSVTEDSDRLAYVLFTSGSTGEPKGVEVTHDAAMNTVEFIAEHFELGPQDRCLALSTLECDISVLDVFATLTTGGAIVVVDEVHRRDPDQWVRLIERHRVTVLHFLPGWLAMLLNVAGPLPTVRVVPTGGDWVTPVMARELRDRAPEVRFAGLGGATETAIHNTICEVADVPGHWTAIPFGKPLPNNRCRVVGAGGADCPDWVVGELWIGGRGLARGYRDRPDLTAERFVEHDGQRWYRTGDLARFWPDGTCEFVGRADHRVKISGYRVELGEVEAALHRVPGVRGAVAVTVPGPTPSQDRLAAAVQLAADPGLDALRAQLAKDLPAQMVPHHIEVFDRIPYSVGGKVDRKAVAQRLAERIDADTAHRTPSGPVQSALAAIIADILGTTAVGADDDFFALGGDSVLATTLVARIRQRLDVTAVSVADVFATRTVEALAHRLGELEPARRLDAIAELYLEVTLMDTAEVTLALTRRSDD, translated from the coding sequence ATGATCACCGACCGGATCGCGGAAGTCCTCGGCGTCGACCACACCGACATCGACCCGGACGGCGACCTGATTGCGCAGGGGCTGGACTCCATTCGCATGATGGCGCTCGCCGGACGTTGGCGCCGTGCGGGATTCGACGTCGACTTCGCCCGACTCGCGGCCGCCCCGTCGATTCGAGCCTGGGCGGAGCTGCTGACGGCTCGCACGCCTGCCGAGGTGACGCCGGGTGACACGCAACCCGTTGACGGGGAGCCCTTTCCGATGGCGCCGATGCAGCACGCGATGTGGGTCGGCAGGCACGGCGATCAGCAGCTCGGCGGTGTGGCCGGGCATCTCTATGTGGAGTTCGACGGCGACACGGTGGATCCGGACCGACTCCGGCGGGCGGCCACGCAGCTGGCGGCACGTCACCCCATGCTGCGAGTGCAGTTCCTGCCCGACGGCACCCAACGTGTCGGCGCCCCACCCGCCGCCTTCCCGGTCGAGGTTCTGGACCTGCGTGACTGCGACGACGTCGAGGAGCGGCTGGCCGCGATCCGGTCGGCGAAATCGCGGCAGCAGCTCGCCGAGCAGGTCTTCGAGCTCACGCTGACGTTGCTTCCCGGGCACCGCAGCCGGCTGCACGTGGACCTGGATATGCAAGCCGCGGACGCCATGAGCTACCGCGCGCTGATGGCTGATCTCGCCGCCCTGTATCGCGGTGATTCACTCACCGCGATCGGCTACACGTATCAGCAGTATCGCCAACAACTTTCGCCGCCAGACCGGTTCGACGTCGATCGACGCTGGTGGTCCGACCGGGTGCCACAGTTGCCCGACGCGCCCGCACTGCCGGTGGTGCCCGCCGCCGACCGGACCGACCCCACCCGGCCCGGGCGCCGGTGGCATTGGCTGGATCCGCACACCCGGGACGGACTGTTCGAGCGGGCGCGTGCCCACGGCGTTACGCCGGCGATGACACTGGCTGCATCGTTCGCCGACACGGTGGCCGGTTGGTCAGCCGATCCGCGCTTCCTGCTCAACGTTCCGCTGTTCGGGCGCGAACCGCTGCACCCGGATATCGAGAAGGTGGTCGGCGACTTCACCTCGTCGCTGCTGCTCGATGTCGACCTCGCCGCCGCCCACACCCCGGCGCAGCGGGCCCGGGCACTGCAGCACACCATGCACGAGGCGGCGGCGCACGCGTCGTATCCGGGACTCTCGGTGTTGCGGGACATCAGCCGGCATCGCGGAACGCAGGTGCTCGCTCCGGTCGTGTTCACCAGCGCACTGGGCCTCGGCGAACTGTTCTCTGCCGATGTGACAACACAATTCGGTACACCGAACTGGATCATCTCGCAGGGACCGCAGGTGCTGCTCGACGCCCAGGTGACCGAATTCGCCGGTGGCATACTGCTCAACTGGGATGTCCGGGAGAGCGCGTTCCGTCCCGGCGTCATCGATGCGATGTTCGCCCACCACACCGCCGAAGTGCAGCGCCTGGCTCACGACGACGCCGCCTGGGACAGCGGGCGCGGTCCGTTGCTCCCGCCGGAACAGCGTGCGGTGCGGGACGCGGTGAACACCACCGCGCTGCCCAGCGGAAAGATGTTGCACGACGGCTTCTTCGACACTGCGTCGCGTCAACCCGATGCTCCTGCGGTGTTCAGCAGCATGGGCGATCTCACCTATGCGGACCTGCGCGAGCAATCGCTGGCGGTGGCTGCCGCCCTGCGCGCCGCAGGCCTCCCCGACAGGGGAACCGTCGCGGTTCTGGGACCCAAGACGGCTGAACAGGTGCCGGCGCTGCTGGGCATCCACGCGGCGGGCGGTGCGTATCTGCCGGTCGGTAGTGACCAGCCGGCGGAACGCGCTCAGCGGATCCTTGCCAGCGGTGCGGTCGACATGGCTCTGGTGTGCGGTGCCGACCTGCCAGACCTCCCGGTGCCGGTGATGACCGTCGCCGACGCGATCGTGCGCGGCGCCGGAGCCGAATCTGATTCTGTGACAGAGGATTCGGACCGGCTGGCCTATGTGCTGTTCACCTCGGGGTCGACCGGGGAACCCAAGGGCGTCGAGGTCACCCACGACGCTGCGATGAACACCGTCGAATTCATCGCCGAACATTTCGAGCTCGGCCCGCAGGACCGGTGTCTGGCGTTATCGACCCTCGAGTGCGATATCTCGGTGCTGGATGTGTTCGCCACCTTGACCACCGGTGGGGCGATCGTCGTGGTTGACGAGGTGCATCGCCGTGACCCGGACCAGTGGGTGCGGCTCATCGAACGCCATCGGGTCACGGTGCTGCACTTCCTCCCCGGGTGGCTGGCAATGCTGCTCAACGTCGCGGGTCCGCTGCCGACGGTGCGGGTGGTGCCGACCGGCGGTGACTGGGTCACCCCGGTGATGGCGCGCGAGCTGCGCGACCGCGCGCCCGAGGTCCGGTTCGCCGGACTCGGCGGCGCCACCGAAACCGCGATCCACAACACGATCTGCGAAGTGGCCGACGTACCCGGGCACTGGACCGCGATTCCGTTCGGAAAGCCGTTGCCGAACAACCGATGCCGCGTCGTCGGTGCGGGCGGAGCGGATTGCCCGGATTGGGTGGTCGGTGAACTGTGGATCGGGGGACGGGGCCTCGCCCGCGGATACCGGGACCGGCCCGACCTGACTGCCGAGCGCTTCGTCGAACACGATGGACAGCGCTGGTATCGCACCGGTGATCTCGCCCGCTTCTGGCCGGACGGAACGTGCGAGTTCGTCGGGCGCGCCGATCACCGGGTCAAGATCAGCGGTTACCGCGTCGAACTCGGTGAGGTCGAGGCGGCACTACACCGGGTTCCCGGCGTACGCGGTGCCGTCGCGGTGACCGTCCCCGGACCCACGCCGTCCCAGGACCGATTGGCGGCCGCCGTCCAGTTGGCGGCCGACCCCGGGCTCGACGCGCTGCGGGCGCAGCTCGCCAAAGACCTTCCCGCTCAAATGGTTCCGCATCACATCGAGGTGTTCGACCGAATTCCGTACAGCGTGGGCGGCAAGGTCGACCGCAAGGCCGTGGCCCAGCGGCTGGCGGAGCGCATCGACGCCGATACCGCGCATCGGACCCCGTCCGGCCCGGTTCAGTCGGCGCTGGCCGCGATCATCGCCGACATCCTCGGTACGACCGCGGTCGGAGCTGACGACGATTTCTTCGCCCTCGGCGGCGATTCCGTCCTGGCGACCACGCTCGTGGCGCGGATCCGGCAGCGACTGGACGTCACCGCCGTCAGCGTCGCCGACGTCTTCGCCACCCGCACCGTCGAAGCCCTGGCCCACCGGCTCGGCGAGCTCGAGCCGGCCCGCCGGCTCGACGCCATAGCAGAGCTGTACCTGGAAGTGACGCTCATGGACACCGCCGAGGTCACCTTGGCGCTCACCCGGAGATCTGATGACTGA